One Triticum dicoccoides isolate Atlit2015 ecotype Zavitan chromosome 4B, WEW_v2.0, whole genome shotgun sequence genomic window carries:
- the LOC119290922 gene encoding protein FAF-like, chloroplastic, giving the protein MALTAFETAEQRLPCHAEQADAGGKVVTAAAEQAVPLQEADHGGRLERGDIWNMIQSQKPAAPAPKQAPYVPAPVRRSSSLLTQKSLEICTESLGSETGSDGFSDADGATDRSCPGSDDDGEGGANGVAARAMPPRAFPPPLPSLARRTVGSLQMRQHRRDGRLVVEAVPVLSNTLFRAQRRGGRLLLSFADTAAPAEDEDEGKNNAQEADQQQANEQTREEEDDDDDGDEEVQVVDRGTVVEVKVSTQPQAHNSGARVHRSSLVINKFVGAEPVNTSEISDTAAAPQQPPKPPSSSEAAAPAVSATATLPEDDGTAATPCEGKVLMTTRRRRSKQELLNHMRRCGQLSGQLFIWEPRVATSS; this is encoded by the coding sequence ATGGCACTCACGGCGTTCGAGACCGCGGAGCAGCGCCTGCCGTGCCACGCCGAGCAGGCCGACGCCGGCGGTAAGGTGGTGACTGCTGCTGCCGAGCAGGCCGTGCCGCTGCAGGAGGCGGACCACGGCGGCCGTCTGGAGAGGGGCGACATATGGAACATGATCCAGTCGCAGAAGCCCGCGGCCCCGGCGCCGAAGCAGGCGCCGTACGTGCCGgcccccgtgcgccgctcctccagCCTGCTCACCCAGAAGAGCCTGGAGATCTGCACCGAGAGCCTCGGCTCCGAGACTGGCTCCGACGGCTTCTCCGACGCCGATGGCGCCACCGACCGCTCCTGCCCGGGCTCCGACGACGACGGCGAGGGCGGCGCCAACGGGGTGGCCGCGCGCGCGATGCCGCCCCGCGCGTTCCCGCCTCCACTGCCGTCGCTGGCGCGCCGCACCGTGGGGTCGCTGCAGATGAGGCAGCACCGCCGCGACGGCCGCCTCGTCGTCGAGGCCGTCCCCGTGCTGTCCAACACCCTGTTCCGCGCGCAGCGCCGTGGCGGGCGCCTGCTCCTCTCCTTCGCCGACACCGCCGCCcccgccgaggacgaggacgagggaaAGAACAACGCCCAGGAAGCCGATCAGCAGCAGGCCAACGAGCAAACCcgcgaggaggaggacgatgacgaTGACGGCGACGAGGAGGTCCAGGTCGTGGACAGAGGCACCGTCGTCGAGGTCAAGGTCAGCACGCAGCCCCAGGCGCACAACAGTGGAGCGCGGGTGCACCGCTCCTCGCTCGTCATCAACAAGTTCGTCGGCGCCGAGCCCGTCAACACCTCCGAGATCAGTGACACCGCCGCTGCACCGCAGCAGCCACCCAAGCCTCCGAGCAGTTCGGAGGCCGCAGCTCCGGCTGTAAGCGCGACCGCGACACTGCCGGAAGATGACGGCACTGCTGCCACGCCCTGCGAGGGCAAGGtgctgatgacgacgaggaggcggcggagcAAGCAGGAGCTCCTCAACCACATGCGCCGGTGCGGCCAGCTGAGCGGGCAGCTCTTCATATGGGAGCCGCGCGTCGCCACCTCCTCCTGA